The following is a genomic window from bacterium.
TGGAAATCTTCACGGCTTCCTCCTGGGCCGATGCCTTACGCAAAAATGTCTCAAAAAACACGGCATTGGGGCATATATTCTCACCCTATTTTCGGCCCGGTGTCGAACCGGAATTTTTACGCATGCATTATCAATGGATTATGGAGGCCCGCCCCCTTTTTTCAACCTGGCACATGATTTGCCTTTTATCTGGATGAGGGCTTGCAGACACAAGCGCCATCGCGGCCGGCTTGCTCCCCGGTCCGATGTGGCGATGTTACCGATGTGGACATGTTAAAGGAGGGGGGAAAATGGACATCAAACGAATTTTGACGCCGATTGATTTTTCTTCGCGCAGCCGAGACGAGATCCGTTGGGCCATTACCTTGTCCCGCAATTTCGGCTCCGAACTCCTTGTCCTGCACGTTGTTCCCGCCGAGGCGGCGGATGCGGCCTTGAAGGGAACCGGAAAGAGCTGGGACATCGTCCGCGCGGAGTTGATTGCCGAGGCGAGTCTCCTCGTTGATGAAGTTTGCCGGGAGCTTTCCGTGGCAGGCCTGGAGCATGAAGAACACATCGTCACCGGCGACCCGGTAGAGGAAATCCTGAAGACCACGCTAAGGGAAAAGGCCGACCTCATCGTTCTCTCTTCCCGGAGCCGGACGGGACTCTCCCATGCGCTTCTCGGGAGCGTCACCGAAGAGATCGTGCGGCGCGCGCCGGTGCCTGTCTTCACATTGAATCGCGAAACCACCGCCGAGGCTGCATGAGCGGGTTTGCGGGGCCGAAAAGTTTCCAGAAGGAGCATGGTCATGATGAAGAGAATTCTCGTTCCTCTCGATGGTTCGCCGCTGGCCGAGGAAATCTTGTCGCGGGTCCGCGATTTTGCGATGACCCAGGGCGCCCAGGTGATTCTGCTGCGCGTGGCGTTCGCACTGGTATTTCCCGGCTCCGACCCCTCGGAGAATCAGATCAAAGTGGTCGAAGAAGCCAATCTGTACGTTGACGAGATGAAGCGGAAACTCGAGGCGGAGGGCATGGAGGCGGAGGGCGTTGTCCGCTACGGATTTCCCGCCCAGGAGATTCTGGAGCATGCCGCCCGAAACAACATCGATCTCATCGCGATGGCCACACACGGCCGGAGTGGGCCGACGCGATGGGTTCTCGGCAGCGTGGCCGAGGAAGTGCTGCGCCATTCCCAGATTCCGGTCCTGCTATTTCGGGCGTCAAAGACAGCCGATAAAAAATACGTTCCCGGCTCGGCTTTCGCCCAGCCCAATTAAGGGGATCTGCCATGGCTAAATTCGCTCCCAAGAAAATTCTCGTGCCGATTGATTTCTCTAACTCCAGCTACTCCGCCCTTGAGGCCGCGACCGGGATCGCGGAGTTGCGCAACGCGGAGATCACCGTGATCCACGTCATGGCCGAACCGGCAACCTCGGTTCCCTACGAGGTCTACATCGACTGGGAAAAGGTCAAGTTGGAAATCAGGGCGGACGCCGAAAAACGGATCACCGAAATGTGCGAAAAGGGCTGCCCCGGCATCGCCTGCAAGAAGGAGCTGGTCTGGGGTGACGCCGCAACCGCCATCGCCGCGAAGGCCGAAGAGGAAGGCTACGACATGATCGTGATGGCCACGCACGGCCGGACCGGCCTGCCGCGGCTCTTCATCGGCAGCGTGGCCG
Proteins encoded in this region:
- a CDS encoding universal stress protein, producing the protein MAKFAPKKILVPIDFSNSSYSALEAATGIAELRNAEITVIHVMAEPATSVPYEVYIDWEKVKLEIRADAEKRITEMCEKGCPGIACKKELVWGDAATAIAAKAEEEGYDMIVMATHGRTGLPRLFIGSVAESVIRHVPCPVLTIRVPA
- a CDS encoding universal stress protein; protein product: MDIKRILTPIDFSSRSRDEIRWAITLSRNFGSELLVLHVVPAEAADAALKGTGKSWDIVRAELIAEASLLVDEVCRELSVAGLEHEEHIVTGDPVEEILKTTLREKADLIVLSSRSRTGLSHALLGSVTEEIVRRAPVPVFTLNRETTAEAA
- a CDS encoding universal stress protein — protein: MMKRILVPLDGSPLAEEILSRVRDFAMTQGAQVILLRVAFALVFPGSDPSENQIKVVEEANLYVDEMKRKLEAEGMEAEGVVRYGFPAQEILEHAARNNIDLIAMATHGRSGPTRWVLGSVAEEVLRHSQIPVLLFRASKTADKKYVPGSAFAQPN